Below is a window of Deinococcus multiflagellatus DNA.
CAGGCACCCTGCGCTACAGCGACAAGCCTGAACAGGTGGCCGCTTACCTGCTCACCGTGCCGCTGACACCGAAAGCCCTGCTTGAAGGCGGACGCCGCGTGGAGAGCATCATTGACCGGGCCGTGACCAAGGCCGTGGGACTGGGCGCCAAAACGGTGGGGCTGGGGGCGCTCACGGCGCCGGCCACTGCAGGCGGCATGGCGCTGCGCCACCGCACCGACGTGGGCATCACCAACGGCAACGCTTTTACCGCTGCCATGACTTTCCTGGGCGCCGAGCGGCTGCTGAGCCTGTGCCCTAGCAACGCCACCATCGCGCTCGTGGGCGCCAGTGGCAGCGTGGGCAGTTGCCTGACCCAGTTGCTGGCACGGCGCACCGCGCAGCCGCTGCTGCTGGTGGCCCGCAACGAAGAGCGCCTGCGTACCCTGCAGGCCACCCTGCCCGCCGGCCGGTCCCAGATCACCACCGACATGACCCGCGTGCGTGAAGCCGATCTGGTGATTCTGCTGACCAGCGCCACCGACGCCGTGCTGCGCAGCGAGCACCTGAAAGAGGGCGCCGTGGTGCTGGATGACACGCAGCCGCGCAACACCCGCCCCGAACTGCTGCAGGAGCGCCCCGACATCCGGGTGGTGGACGGCGGGCTGGTCAGTGTGCCCGGTGTGCAGCGCAAAGGCTTTATTGGCCTGCCGCAAGGGGTGGCCTACGCTTGCCTGGCCGAAACGCTGCTGCTGGGGCTCAGCGGCCAGCAGGGCCACTTCTCGCTGGGCTGGCCCAGCGTGGAGCAGGCCGAACACATGCTGGCGCTGGCGGCCCGCTTTGGGCATCTGGGCTTCACCCTGGCCGAGCCCCACTCGTTCGGCCAGCCCGTGACCCTGGAAGACGCGCCAGCCCCTCTCCCTGCGCTGGGAGCGCTGAGCGGAGCCCAGGCGTGAGCGGCGCGGCGCAGGTCGTCATTGTGGGCGGGGGCTATGTGGGCCTGGACGCCTACCGCGCGCTGATGCGGCGCCTGGGCCGGCAGGTCAAGCGCGGCCAAGTGCAGATCACCGTGGTGAGCCCTCTGCCCTACCACACCTTTCACGGCTTTACCGGCGAAGGCCTGGGCGAGCTGGTCCCTTTGGCCCATACCCTCACGCCCCTGCCGCCCCTTATGCCCCACGCCCGCTATCTGCAAGGCACGGTCACACGGGTTGACGCCCAGCGGCAGCAGGTGGAGGTTCACAGTGAAGAGGGCCAGGTGCAGTTGCTGACATACGAGCACCTGATCCTGGGCGTGGGCTCAGTGGACCCGTTCGACCGCCTCCCAGGGCTGCGCGAACACGGCCGCTGCCTCAAGGACGCGCGCGATATGCGGGCGTTCCGCGCCGAACTGCACGCACGCTTTCAGGCCCGCCAACCCACCACGATCAATGTCATTGGGGGCGGCTACGCGGGGGTCGAGATGGCCGCCGCCCTCCGGGAACGGCAGCAGCGCGAGGGCCTGGGCGGCGAGATTCATCTGCTCAGCAGTGGCCCGGTTCTGGAAACGCTGGGGCCAGCACTGGCCCCACTGGCAGCGCATGCCCGCCAGTCCCTGCAGGGGCTGGGGGTTCAGCTTCACGAGGGCGTGCGAATCCGTGAGGTGACCAGCGGCGGGGCTCACGCCCAGGATGACCGTTTCTTCCCGGCCGACCTCACCCTTTTCGCGGCCGGCATCGCGCCAGCAGTTCTCCCCGGCACCGAGGCCATGCGCCACCCACACAGCGGCCGGCTACTGACGGACCAGTACATGCGTGTGCCGGGCCACACAAACATCTGGACGGGCGGAGACGCCGCGCACGTGGCACACCCGAAGCGGCCCGGCGACTGCCCGGTCAACGCGCTATGGGCCATGAAACATGGCATGTGCGCCGGCAACAACGTGGCGCGCAGCCTGCGCGGCCAGCCTCTGCGCCCCTTCGCCTACGGCGGCCTGGGGCAAAGCGCCAGCCTGGGGCACTTCAACGGCATTACCGAGTTGCTGGGGCTGCAGTTCAAAGGCCCGGTAGCTTGGGTGCTGCGCCTGGCTTTCTTTGCGTGGTACATGCCCAGCAAGCGCCAGGGCGTCCGGGTGGTGGCCGACCTGCTGTGGCGGCGGCCCCGGGCCATGCAGGGGAAAGCACCCGTAGTCCCCACCAGCGCGGCCCCCTGAATCTGCTTTACAGCGTCTGCGGCAGGTCCTGGATGGCCACCACCGGCAGGGTGCTGCTGCCCTGCCGGAAGGCCGCCAAGTAGCCGCTGACCGTCCCGCCCGCCCGCTCCACCAGCCGGGCCAGGGCCTGCGCCGTGCCGCCCGAGGCCACCACGTCCTGCACAATCGTCACGCGCTTGCCCTTCAGGCGGGCGGCGTGGGGGCCGTCCAGCCACAGGGTTTCGGCCACGCCCAGGGTCATGCTGGGCACATCCTGAATCAGGGGCTCTTGCATGTAGGTGCGCCGTTTCTTGCGCGCGCACACGTAGGGCAGCCCAGAGCGGTCGCTGAGTTCGTGGGTCAGGGGCAGGGCGTTGGTCACCACCGTCAGCAGCAGTTCGGTGCCTTCAGGAATCAGCGCGACCATCTCCTGCGCCACGGCGTTGGTGAATTCGCTGTCGCCAATGAATTCCACCAGGGGCACGCGGCCCAGGTTGCCCGCGCGCACTGTGGGCAGGGTGCGCGACACGCCGCCGATACTTACCGTCAGTTCCTGCGTCTGGGTGGTCATGGCGCACAGGCTAACGCACCTGTGTCAGGGGCGGGGCAGCACAGCAGCGCGGCGGCCCCCTACTGCAAGACCGCCGCGCCGTTTTAGGGCTGGAACTGAATTACTCGAACAGCGGCAGGTGCCCCAGCGCCGTCACTTCGGGGCGCTCCTGGCCTTCGGTGAACACGGCCACCACGGCCGCCACCTCTCCGCCCACCTCTTCCAGAATCTGGCGAATGGAATGCAGCGTGCCGCCGCTGGACACCACGTCGTCCACAATCGCCACCTTGCGGCCCCGGATCTTCTGCACGTCAAAGCCGTCGAGCACCAGCAGTTGCGGTTTGCCAGTGGTGATCGATACCACCTCGCGCGCCACCGGGTCCACCATGTAGGGCTTCTGGGTCTTGCGAATCACGATGTACGGCTTGCCACTCTCGCGGCTGATCACATGCGCCAGGCTCAGGGCCTTGACCTCGGGGGTCACCAGCACGTCAATATCGGCGGGCAGGCGCGCGGCCAGTTCACGCCCGGCCTCTTCCGTCACTTCGGTGTCACCCAGCATGTTGAACAGGGCCACGCTGACCCCCGGGGCCACGGGCACGATGGGCAGGTCACGGGTCACGTGACCCACCTGAACACTAAACGTCTTCACGCTGGGCAGTGTAATACGCCGCCCTCATCTGTGCCCCTCACCTGGCGCTCTGTTCAGTCTGTGACGGGGCTGCGCTGCGCACCTTCAGCCTGAAGTTCTGCCCAGACGTCGGCCAGGGTGGCTTCGGGGTGCGCCCAGGAGAACTCGGTGACGTAGGCGGTGTCGCCGTCCAGACGCACGCCCACCCGCTCCTGAAACGCTGGCAGGCTCCAGCCCCAGGCCCCCGCCTGCTCGATCATGGCGCGCAATTCGTCGCGGCTGGCAATGGCCTGTGAGCCGATCACTGCACGGGTCTGGGCAAATTCGTGGAACTCCATGAGGCCTCTACCGGGGCACCAGATTGAACTGAATCAGCGTGGTCTCGACGGTGGTGGCGCGGCCAGGGGGAAGCTCGGCAAAGTAGATGGGCGTGGTCAGCGCCGCGCCGCCGCGCCGCAGAGGCGCCACCACTTGGTAGGTGTACACCGTCACCGGGCCCGCGCCGCCCACGACGGGCGCGCTGCCCGCAGCAGGCGCTGGCGCCACCGTGCGTTTATCCACCAGGGCCAGATAGGCCGGGTCAACCTCCAGGGCCCGCCACATGTAGCCGGTCCCCGCTGCGCTGTTCAGGCTGAACCGCAGCCGGTCCCCGGGCTGCACCGCAATCTCCTGGCCCGCTGCGCCGACGTTGAAGCTGAGGGTGCGCGGGGCAGCGGCGGGGCCAGCGGAGACCCCCAGGGTCAGGGCCGCGGCGCCGCCCAGCAGGATGTTTCGAATTGTCATAGGCGCTCCAGATGGGCGCGCGGGGAAAGGCGGGGGCGCAGTCCACCAGGCGCGCCAGCTGGGGACGCCATCACTGTAGCCTGTGGGGGTCCCCCACCCCCTGAGCCCCCCCATGCTGGCAGGGGCCCGGCCCGCTACAGTGGCACCATGACCCCGCTGCGTTTGGCTTCACCCCGCTTTCTGCGCTGGCTCTGGGGGTGGCTGGCTGGGCTGGCCACCTGTCTCGCCCTGTCTGGTGCCAGCGCCGCGCCCTTTGTGATTGAGACGCGGCTGCTGGGCCGCCCCCTTTCCGCGGCCCAGAAAGCCAGCGTGCAGGAGGCGGCAGCCCGGGTGGCAGCGCTGATCCAGTCGCCGTATGAGCCTGTGCGGGTGGACCTGCCGGCCGACAGCTGCGAGGAAGGCCTGCCCCGCCTGAACGAGACCGTGAAGCGCTTTTTCGTGTTCGTGGTGGTGAAGAATCTGGACGAGGACCTGTACGGCTCGGCGCAGCCCTGCGAGCTGCATGATGGGTCGTTCCTGCCCATTTACGGCGTGGTTGACCTGAATGCGCGGGGGCTGAATGAGCTGTCACGCGAGGACCTGCTGGACACCGT
It encodes the following:
- a CDS encoding semialdehyde dehydrogenase, whose amino-acid sequence is MSQQLSSSTPDRHAVAFLVHPRTNVSRDLGDICRPFGWIPNRAYETALGRLSLPAPVTGTLRYSDKPEQVAAYLLTVPLTPKALLEGGRRVESIIDRAVTKAVGLGAKTVGLGALTAPATAGGMALRHRTDVGITNGNAFTAAMTFLGAERLLSLCPSNATIALVGASGSVGSCLTQLLARRTAQPLLLVARNEERLRTLQATLPAGRSQITTDMTRVREADLVILLTSATDAVLRSEHLKEGAVVLDDTQPRNTRPELLQERPDIRVVDGGLVSVPGVQRKGFIGLPQGVAYACLAETLLLGLSGQQGHFSLGWPSVEQAEHMLALAARFGHLGFTLAEPHSFGQPVTLEDAPAPLPALGALSGAQA
- a CDS encoding NAD(P)/FAD-dependent oxidoreductase; the protein is MSGAAQVVIVGGGYVGLDAYRALMRRLGRQVKRGQVQITVVSPLPYHTFHGFTGEGLGELVPLAHTLTPLPPLMPHARYLQGTVTRVDAQRQQVEVHSEEGQVQLLTYEHLILGVGSVDPFDRLPGLREHGRCLKDARDMRAFRAELHARFQARQPTTINVIGGGYAGVEMAAALRERQQREGLGGEIHLLSSGPVLETLGPALAPLAAHARQSLQGLGVQLHEGVRIREVTSGGAHAQDDRFFPADLTLFAAGIAPAVLPGTEAMRHPHSGRLLTDQYMRVPGHTNIWTGGDAAHVAHPKRPGDCPVNALWAMKHGMCAGNNVARSLRGQPLRPFAYGGLGQSASLGHFNGITELLGLQFKGPVAWVLRLAFFAWYMPSKRQGVRVVADLLWRRPRAMQGKAPVVPTSAAP
- a CDS encoding phosphoribosyltransferase family protein, which gives rise to MTTQTQELTVSIGGVSRTLPTVRAGNLGRVPLVEFIGDSEFTNAVAQEMVALIPEGTELLLTVVTNALPLTHELSDRSGLPYVCARKKRRTYMQEPLIQDVPSMTLGVAETLWLDGPHAARLKGKRVTIVQDVVASGGTAQALARLVERAGGTVSGYLAAFRQGSSTLPVVAIQDLPQTL
- a CDS encoding phosphoribosyltransferase family protein codes for the protein MKTFSVQVGHVTRDLPIVPVAPGVSVALFNMLGDTEVTEEAGRELAARLPADIDVLVTPEVKALSLAHVISRESGKPYIVIRKTQKPYMVDPVAREVVSITTGKPQLLVLDGFDVQKIRGRKVAIVDDVVSSGGTLHSIRQILEEVGGEVAAVVAVFTEGQERPEVTALGHLPLFE
- a CDS encoding protease inhibitor I42 family protein is translated as MTIRNILLGGAAALTLGVSAGPAAAPRTLSFNVGAAGQEIAVQPGDRLRFSLNSAAGTGYMWRALEVDPAYLALVDKRTVAPAPAAGSAPVVGGAGPVTVYTYQVVAPLRRGGAALTTPIYFAELPPGRATTVETTLIQFNLVPR